Proteins encoded in a region of the Synechococcus sp. BIOS-U3-1 genome:
- a CDS encoding ArnT family glycosyltransferase — protein MARNFYLSNTPIWLPQIDWGGASAGFVESEFPLFPFLTSQLYLLFGLHEWLGRSLSVIFSGLTIWLVIRLGRRWFNPIAGWWGGIAMAVAPLGVYYGRSFQAEALLLFCAAAALESHSLWRSQKSKWALILSWVFFTTAALLKVIPLLWLGLPLLLVEVTQSRQTQSESRRKLAQRCLDLLRNPGFWIYSGTSVAVVAGWYLHAYQLGASSGLSFGFWGAGTDRGALSLVLDGNSWLNLTLRVALRLLVVVWIPLLILGIHRSWKTGGGQIALGGLAGMLLCTIATMRASTIHEYYQLPVLLFTSPLIGLGWQIFQQHGARWQSRALLCLGLVVSLTVLSVDYWAVEQRQSRAWMPLALTIRRDLPADSRLVSVTSTDPTLLNLARSQGWLITSEQLSSERIKQLRDAGATHLAGSFIWDTTYQPMPENQQDMLRELAASSPGAWVDKRSQTYLIPIDERPSNPD, from the coding sequence ATGGCAAGAAACTTTTATTTATCAAATACTCCGATTTGGCTGCCACAGATTGACTGGGGAGGAGCATCAGCAGGTTTTGTTGAATCAGAATTCCCGCTGTTCCCATTCCTAACCAGCCAGCTTTATCTACTCTTCGGTCTTCACGAGTGGCTCGGGCGAAGTTTGTCCGTGATTTTCAGCGGGCTCACCATATGGCTTGTCATTCGCCTTGGCAGGCGTTGGTTCAATCCAATCGCTGGCTGGTGGGGAGGGATCGCAATGGCTGTCGCCCCACTCGGGGTGTACTACGGACGTAGCTTTCAAGCAGAGGCACTTCTTCTGTTCTGTGCCGCTGCTGCACTCGAAAGCCATAGCTTGTGGCGCAGTCAAAAATCAAAATGGGCGCTGATTTTAAGCTGGGTGTTTTTCACAACAGCTGCTTTGCTCAAAGTCATACCGTTGCTTTGGCTTGGGCTTCCATTGCTGCTGGTAGAGGTCACACAGTCACGACAAACCCAGTCTGAATCGCGACGAAAACTGGCTCAAAGGTGTCTGGACCTACTGCGAAATCCAGGATTCTGGATTTATTCAGGAACATCAGTCGCAGTCGTTGCTGGTTGGTACTTACACGCCTACCAACTTGGAGCAAGCAGTGGCTTGAGCTTCGGCTTCTGGGGTGCTGGCACCGACCGCGGTGCCCTTAGCCTTGTTTTGGATGGAAACAGCTGGCTGAACCTCACACTGCGAGTCGCACTGCGACTGCTTGTTGTGGTTTGGATTCCTTTGCTGATCCTGGGAATCCACCGCAGTTGGAAAACGGGGGGAGGACAAATTGCCCTTGGCGGCCTGGCGGGAATGCTGTTGTGCACGATCGCCACCATGCGAGCAAGCACCATTCATGAGTATTACCAGCTGCCGGTTCTGTTGTTCACTTCACCCCTAATCGGACTGGGATGGCAAATTTTTCAACAGCATGGTGCACGCTGGCAATCACGAGCGCTGCTCTGCCTTGGTCTTGTCGTGAGCCTGACCGTACTGTCGGTGGATTATTGGGCTGTCGAGCAACGCCAGAGCAGAGCCTGGATGCCCCTCGCCTTGACCATACGCCGTGATCTACCTGCCGATTCACGATTAGTCAGCGTGACAAGCACCGATCCAACCTTGCTGAATCTGGCTCGGAGCCAGGGATGGCTGATTACCAGTGAACAATTGAGCTCCGAACGCATCAAGCAATTACGAGATGCAGGGGCCACCCATCTGGCCGGCAGCTTCATCTGGGACACCACCTATCAACCCATGCCGGAAAACCAACAAGACATGTTGCGCGAGCTGGCCGCATCCAGCCCCGGAGCCTGGGTGGACAAGCGCAGCCAGACCTATCTGATTCCCATCGATGAACGGCCTTCAAACCCGGACTAG
- a CDS encoding DUF2079 domain-containing protein — translation MNGLQTRTRSNRSQVGSTPPLLIVLSGGIGLIFWCTSAIRHGLLQSNAYDLGLFDQWAWLIGTGANPISSMEQVHVLADHGAWMLYAAGWAYQLLPSVQWLLASQALALSCTAIPIWWLSRQAELSWRQCWLICGLWWLQPVVFNVVLFDFHPETWAMPAFAMALWAERAQRPRLWFLLLVLMLGCRDGLVLITAGMALNLALRRRWRWSLVAGSLSLGWLLMLSRWLYPLLRNGEGPKAAAQMFGHLSADPLLILKSLDWAGGIEYLVLLCLPCIWLWRRASLSTLLIGLPLVLVNLLSASSTYRTLVHHYSLPLAVLAVVGSIDGLCHQHRLRSVFPWTLCWAVACWLALAKPWFFTGPYLQRLPQLTDVREAIAMVKPNDAVITTSYLVPQLSHRTAVAFPKKAFNKDLTTMGWTLLLLNPNDPGWGSTSKLQKQLLSQARDKSWVCHQWASGWSLCRDPDAEERRLPAGNTPTDRSPIQ, via the coding sequence ATGAACGGCCTTCAAACCCGGACTAGAAGCAATCGATCTCAGGTGGGGAGCACTCCACCGCTGCTAATCGTACTAAGCGGGGGGATTGGGCTGATCTTCTGGTGCACCTCGGCCATCCGCCACGGTTTACTCCAAAGCAATGCCTATGACCTTGGTCTGTTCGACCAGTGGGCCTGGCTGATCGGGACTGGAGCAAACCCGATCTCTTCCATGGAACAGGTGCATGTGCTCGCTGATCACGGCGCCTGGATGCTGTACGCCGCTGGTTGGGCCTACCAACTGCTACCCAGCGTGCAGTGGCTCCTTGCAAGTCAGGCACTGGCCCTGAGCTGCACAGCAATTCCAATCTGGTGGTTGTCTCGTCAAGCTGAATTGAGTTGGCGGCAGTGCTGGTTGATCTGTGGCCTGTGGTGGCTGCAACCAGTAGTTTTCAACGTCGTACTTTTCGACTTTCATCCAGAAACCTGGGCGATGCCTGCTTTTGCAATGGCGCTTTGGGCCGAAAGAGCTCAACGCCCGCGCCTTTGGTTCCTACTGCTGGTGCTGATGCTTGGCTGCAGGGATGGCCTGGTGTTGATCACAGCAGGGATGGCCCTCAATCTGGCCTTGCGACGCCGGTGGCGATGGAGTCTTGTGGCTGGGAGTCTCAGCCTGGGATGGCTGTTGATGCTTAGCCGCTGGCTCTATCCGCTGTTACGCAACGGAGAGGGGCCAAAAGCCGCTGCTCAAATGTTCGGGCATTTGAGCGCAGACCCACTGTTGATTTTGAAGAGCCTCGATTGGGCAGGAGGGATCGAATACCTCGTCTTGCTTTGCTTGCCATGCATCTGGCTATGGCGACGGGCATCCCTATCCACACTGCTGATCGGACTCCCTTTGGTCCTGGTCAACTTGCTCTCGGCTTCAAGCACCTATCGCACGCTGGTGCATCACTACAGCCTGCCTCTAGCCGTACTGGCTGTGGTGGGATCCATTGATGGCCTGTGCCATCAACACCGCCTTCGTTCAGTCTTCCCCTGGACCCTTTGCTGGGCTGTGGCCTGCTGGCTTGCCTTGGCGAAACCCTGGTTTTTCACAGGACCCTATCTGCAACGACTGCCCCAACTCACCGATGTCAGAGAAGCCATCGCAATGGTGAAGCCGAATGACGCCGTGATCACAACCAGTTATCTAGTACCGCAATTAAGTCATAGGACTGCCGTGGCTTTCCCCAAAAAAGCATTCAACAAAGATCTCACCACCATGGGCTGGACTTTGCTTCTGCTCAATCCAAACGATCCTGGTTGGGGTTCAACCAGCAAGTTGCAAAAACAACTTCTCAGCCAAGCGAGAGACAAGAGTTGGGTTTGCCACCAGTGGGCTTCTGGTTGGTCTCTGTGCCGAGATCCTGATGCTGAAGAACGACGACTCCCAGCTGGCAATACACCAACCGATAGGAGCCCGATTCAATGA
- a CDS encoding DUF2079 domain-containing protein → MSSLSKEKGISIQRAALIVSIAYGSVLFTSAAFQHYLFGTQVWDIGLFEQFSWLIGEGQIWTISSLRNIAPLQDHFSLLLLPIGFIYKLFPSTYTLIGLQSIALGSLPAVASCLAVSRRVNATLIWALVCAIVLSPYSFLVNRGDFHPDVLTVPLMVVAIFEATKNRRFRYYFCLIVTLFAKNAQALFGIGLCFYCFARGKYRRGLITFLISLIWWFLATHFSSAGGDHVAIRLEYLGDTKIEMLTTLLSRPWIVFSVASPSDILLYSLGLSLPFLALLRKPALACLLGATPVYFTNIISGSGIHRELNHHYSVAILAFLIAGCIDSLPSISVKATQVRKNLLIITLILSLAAFLGYSRTVYYQTRYFPRLPEARAFQSVVAGIGSGESVLTTASYAVHLAGRKRISQIEKDTYDSNWPFDVVILPSENALINVSGKLKKVRRTEIGLQMNQILGKAELLGMNCSQPNDYIRVCRKV, encoded by the coding sequence ATGAGCTCTCTTAGTAAGGAGAAAGGTATTTCAATCCAGCGCGCGGCTTTGATCGTATCAATCGCGTATGGAAGTGTTCTCTTCACTTCGGCTGCTTTTCAACATTATTTATTTGGTACTCAGGTTTGGGATATTGGACTTTTTGAGCAATTTAGTTGGCTGATCGGTGAGGGTCAGATATGGACGATCAGTAGCTTGCGAAATATTGCACCATTGCAAGATCATTTCTCTCTTCTTCTTCTTCCAATTGGTTTCATTTATAAGCTGTTCCCTTCTACCTATACCCTGATCGGATTGCAATCAATTGCCTTGGGATCGCTTCCGGCTGTTGCCTCTTGTCTGGCTGTTAGTCGGCGAGTCAACGCAACATTGATTTGGGCTTTGGTCTGCGCGATTGTACTTTCTCCGTATAGCTTCCTTGTTAATAGAGGAGACTTCCATCCTGATGTTTTAACTGTTCCCCTGATGGTTGTGGCTATTTTTGAAGCCACTAAGAATCGAAGGTTTCGTTATTATTTTTGCCTCATAGTTACACTGTTTGCTAAGAATGCACAAGCACTGTTTGGCATCGGTTTGTGCTTTTACTGCTTTGCTAGAGGCAAATACAGAAGAGGCCTGATTACATTTTTGATTTCACTGATTTGGTGGTTTTTGGCTACTCATTTTTCGTCGGCTGGTGGCGATCATGTCGCCATTCGTTTGGAGTATCTGGGTGATACTAAGATCGAAATGTTGACGACTCTGCTGTCGCGGCCGTGGATTGTTTTTAGCGTTGCATCTCCTTCGGATATTTTGTTATATAGCTTAGGTCTTTCGCTCCCTTTTCTTGCTCTTTTGCGTAAGCCGGCCTTAGCGTGTTTGCTTGGGGCTACTCCTGTTTATTTCACAAATATCATTTCAGGCTCAGGAATTCATCGTGAGTTGAATCATCATTATTCTGTTGCTATTTTGGCTTTCTTGATTGCAGGGTGCATTGATTCATTGCCATCGATTTCAGTTAAAGCTACTCAGGTTCGGAAGAATCTATTGATTATTACATTGATTCTTTCTTTGGCTGCTTTCCTTGGCTATTCTCGAACAGTATATTATCAAACTAGATATTTCCCAAGGTTGCCAGAAGCGCGCGCGTTTCAGTCAGTTGTGGCAGGAATTGGCTCTGGTGAAAGTGTTCTAACCACTGCCAGCTATGCGGTTCATCTTGCAGGGCGTAAACGCATATCTCAGATTGAAAAAGATACTTATGACAGCAACTGGCCTTTCGATGTAGTAATTTTGCCAAGTGAAAATGCTCTCATTAATGTCAGTGGCAAGCTCAAGAAAGTAAGAAGGACTGAGATAGGCTTGCAGATGAACCAAATTCTTGGGAAGGCGGAGCTGTTAGGGATGAATTGTAGTCAGCCTAATGATTATATTCGTGTCTGCCGTAAGGTTTAG
- the psbD gene encoding photosystem II D2 protein (photosystem q(a) protein), with product MTIAVGRAPQRGWFDVLDDWLKRDRFVFVGWSGILLFPTAYLAIGGWLTGTTFVTSWYTHGIASSYLEGCNFLTAAVSTPADAMGHSLLLLWGPEAQGDFVRWCQLGGLWAFVALHGAFALIGFMLRQFEIARLVGIRPYNAIAFSGPIAVFVSVFLMYPLGQSSWFFAPSFGVAAIFRFLLFLQGFHNWTLNPFHMMGVAGILGGALLCAIHGATVENTLFEDGEQANTFKAFEPTQEEETYSMVTANRFWSQIFGIAFSNKRWLHFFMLFVPVMGLWTSSIGIIGLALNLRAYDFVSQEIRAAEDPEFETFYTKNILLNEGLRAWMAPADQPHENFVFPEEVLPRGNAL from the coding sequence ATGACGATCGCTGTAGGACGCGCGCCACAGCGGGGATGGTTCGACGTCCTCGATGACTGGCTCAAGCGCGACCGCTTCGTTTTTGTCGGCTGGTCCGGCATTCTTCTCTTTCCAACGGCCTACTTGGCCATCGGTGGCTGGCTTACAGGCACCACCTTTGTCACCTCTTGGTACACCCACGGCATCGCGTCGTCGTACCTGGAAGGTTGCAACTTCCTGACTGCTGCTGTGTCCACCCCCGCTGATGCGATGGGTCACAGCCTTCTGTTGCTCTGGGGCCCTGAAGCCCAGGGTGACTTTGTTCGCTGGTGTCAGCTCGGCGGCCTCTGGGCCTTCGTTGCCCTGCACGGTGCTTTCGCCCTGATCGGCTTCATGCTGCGTCAGTTCGAAATTGCTCGTCTGGTCGGCATCCGTCCTTACAACGCCATCGCCTTCTCAGGCCCGATTGCGGTGTTCGTCAGTGTCTTCCTGATGTACCCCCTCGGCCAGAGCAGCTGGTTCTTCGCGCCCTCCTTTGGTGTGGCAGCGATCTTCCGCTTCCTCCTCTTCTTGCAGGGCTTCCACAACTGGACCCTGAACCCCTTCCACATGATGGGCGTCGCCGGCATTCTCGGCGGTGCACTGCTTTGCGCCATTCACGGCGCCACCGTGGAAAACACCTTGTTTGAGGATGGTGAGCAGGCCAACACCTTCAAGGCGTTCGAGCCCACACAGGAAGAAGAGACCTATTCGATGGTCACCGCCAACCGCTTCTGGAGTCAGATCTTCGGAATTGCTTTCTCCAACAAGCGCTGGCTGCACTTCTTCATGTTGTTCGTGCCTGTGATGGGCCTGTGGACCAGCTCCATCGGCATCATCGGTTTGGCCCTCAACCTGCGCGCCTATGACTTCGTGTCACAGGAAATCCGCGCTGCAGAAGATCCCGAATTTGAGACCTTCTACACCAAGAACATCCTTCTGAATGAAGGTCTGCGTGCCTGGATGGCACCGGCTGACCAGCCGCACGAAAACTTCGTCTTCCCTGAAGAGGTTCTGCCCCGTGGTAATGCGCTCTAA
- a CDS encoding ABC transporter ATP-binding protein, producing MGPDQKTLQAGLRFERVSFSWPCGTKALDRCSFQIPGPGLWMLVGSNGSGKSTLFRIIVGLISPQSGQVRHDLRPALVFQNPDHQLLLPSCGSELLLNLPCGLSRHQQKQRIHQLLEQVGLAGMAGRPIHTLSGGQKQRLAIAGALASEATLLLLDEPTALLDPTSQSAILSTVQQLCHRSRSPLTALWITHRLGELDHADGAARMERGRVGAWQNGPLLRSRLEPLAGRHG from the coding sequence ATGGGCCCGGATCAAAAGACCTTGCAAGCAGGACTGAGGTTCGAAAGAGTCAGCTTCAGCTGGCCCTGCGGCACAAAAGCTCTTGATCGCTGCAGTTTCCAGATCCCCGGTCCGGGGCTGTGGATGCTTGTCGGCAGTAATGGCAGTGGTAAGAGCACTTTATTCAGGATCATCGTTGGCCTCATCAGTCCGCAGTCAGGACAGGTTCGCCATGACCTGAGGCCAGCGTTGGTTTTTCAGAACCCCGACCACCAGCTCTTGCTACCCAGCTGCGGCAGCGAACTTTTGCTCAATCTGCCCTGCGGCTTGAGCCGTCATCAACAGAAGCAGAGAATTCATCAACTGTTGGAGCAAGTCGGACTTGCAGGCATGGCGGGCCGTCCGATTCACACCCTGAGTGGTGGCCAGAAGCAACGTTTGGCCATCGCTGGCGCGCTGGCCAGCGAAGCAACACTTTTGCTTCTTGACGAACCCACGGCGCTGCTGGATCCCACCAGTCAGTCAGCCATCTTGAGCACGGTCCAACAGCTCTGCCACCGTTCAAGATCTCCCTTAACAGCTCTCTGGATCACCCACCGACTTGGAGAGCTGGATCATGCCGATGGAGCCGCCCGGATGGAGCGGGGACGAGTCGGCGCTTGGCAAAACGGACCATTGCTGCGAAGTCGGCTTGAACCTCTTGCGGGACGGCATGGCTGA